The following are encoded in a window of Dictyostelium discoideum AX4 chromosome 6 chromosome, whole genome shotgun sequence genomic DNA:
- the abcH1 gene encoding hypothetical protein, with product MQSKQFDEVVVEVKHVSKHYKIAGREDSVKALNDIHLAGDSELLPIRRGEFVMLRGPSGGGKTSLLNLLGTIDRATEGVIELFSNPINVDSTDEYLAKLRLEKIGFVFQTFNLLATMSAFENVELPMIILGKLNEKERKKRAIELLTLVGLQDRLDHLPSELSGGEQQRVTIARALSNAPEILLLDEPTGDLDTKNTVEVMDLLLDLNLKLKTTCIMVTHNPDIECYADRILYIADGVFEKQVFNTEQTRLDYDEYIAYLNSQAGH from the exons atgcAATCTAAACAATTTGATGAAGTAGTAGTAGAGGTAAAACATGTATCAAAAC ATTATAAGATTGCAGGTAGAGAAGATAGTGTTAAAGCATTGAATGATATACATTTAGCAGGTGATTCAGAGTTATTACCAATTAGAAGAGGAGAATTTGTAATGTTAAGAGGACCATCAGGTGGTGGTAAAAcaagtttattaaatttattaggTACAATCGATAGAGCAACCGAAGGTGTTAtagaattattttcaaatccaATCAATGTAGATTCAACTGATGAATATTTAGCTAAATTAAGATTAGAGAAAATTGGTTTCGTTTTtcaaacttttaatttattagcAACAATGTCTGCTTTTGAAAATGTAGAATTACCAATGATTATATTAggaaaattaaatgaaaaagaaagaaaaaagagagcaattgaattattaactt tggtTGGTTTGCAAGATAGATTAGATCATTTACCTTCAGAATTATCAGGTGGTGAACAACAAAGAGT aacaATTGCAAGAGCTCTTTCAAATGCACcagaaattttattattagat gaACCAACAGGTGATTTAGATACAAAGAATACAGTTGAAGTTAtggatttattattagatttaaatttaaagttaaAGACAACTTGTATTATGGTTACTCACAATCCCGATATTGAATGTTATGCTGATAGAATTTTGTATATTGCAGATGGTGTTTTTGAAAAACAAGTATTTAATACTGAACAAACAAGATTAGATTATGATGAATATATCGCTTATTTAAATTCTCAAGCTGGTcattaa